The following are encoded in a window of Ricinus communis isolate WT05 ecotype wild-type chromosome 4, ASM1957865v1, whole genome shotgun sequence genomic DNA:
- the LOC8279017 gene encoding membrane-bound transcription factor site-2 protease homolog isoform X2 has protein sequence MEEERRFRRFGRAQRHRLLPLQTSETGIPRLSNTISCWFCDYKITAFNSQLFRIGRRHARFFKLWFSIGVGFALTSLFLVTMILVWDSGTAFHIFGGGNRELSNVVHSLLFGFSPTIYAFRLSVTDAALLLLSTLISVSAHEFGHAISAASEGIQTEYIAVFIAVLFPGALAAFNHELLQILPRFAALRIYCAGIWHNAVCCAVCGLLLFLLPFILSPFYMHGESLMVLNVPSASPLSGYLSPGDIIVSLDGRRIHNEQEWMEMTALIHQQALPSSNHSENSRGSSIVHSRNGYCVPTSMIEESKKIHLADDQSACPDNLTEFVAIQCFGSSHLHDATFENGHLSRKDGMHCLDARDAVKLKRCDRGWATEITNGSSCLCSQDELCLSPVHFPGLIWAEITYSRPYSPECLLLGKNSVPDSETDFTEDNCGGTFVFVGEVISMAHSLQLTAYQPRWAFTFSAYIPKVLEKSLTCTFQVSLTVALLNSLPIILTLGEEYAFRRKTLWLQVFVFGASRRGCGTAYPCH, from the exons ATGGAGGAGGAGAGGCGTTTTAGGAGATTTGGAAGAGCCCAAAGGCACAGGCTGTTACCTCTTCAAACTTCAGAAACTGGAATCCCTCGTCTATCAAACACAATTTCATGTTGGTTTTGCGATTACAAAATCACAGCCTTTAATTCTCAGTTATTCCGTATTGGAAGGAGGCATGCTCGCTTCTTCAAGCTATGGTTTTCAATTGGGGTCGGTTTTGCCCTCACTTCACTTTTCCTTGTCACTATG ATTCTTGTTTGGGACTCAGGCACTGCTTTCCATATATTTGGTGGTGGAAATAGAGAGCTAAGCAATGTTGTTCATTCCTTGTTGTTTGGGTTTTCTCCTACAATCTATGCATTTAGACTATCAGTTACTGATGCTGCTCTTTTGCTACTTTCTACTTTGATTTCTGTTTCTGCCCATGAATTTGGCCATGCCATTTCTGCTGCCAG TGAGGGCATACAGACGGAATACATTGCCGTTTTTATTGCAGTCCTTTTTCCTGGTGCTCTTGCCGCTTTCAATCATGAGTTGCTTCAGATTTTACCACGTTTTGCTGCCCTTCGTATATACTGTGCTGGAATTTGGCATAATGCTGTG TGCTGTGCAGTTTGTGGACTGCTGTTATTCCTCCTGCCCTTCATCTTGTCTCCCTTTTACATGCATGGTGAAAGCCTCATG GTTTTAAATGTACCTTCTGCCTCTCCTTTGTCTGGTTATTTGTCTCCTGGTGATATAATCGTGTCATTGGATGGTAGGCGTATTCATAATGAACAGGAATGGATGGAGATGACTGCTCTAATACATCAACAGGCGCTCCCAAGTTCAAACCATTCAGAAAATTCCAGAGGTTCTTCCATAGTTCATAGTAGAAATGGTTACTGTGTTCCTACTTCTATGATCGAAGAGAGCAAGAAAATTCATTTGGCAGATGATCAATCAGCTTGCCCTGATAATCTGACTGAATTTGTAGCCATTCAATGCTTTGGTTCTAGTCATTTACATGATGCCACCTTTGAGAATGGTCATCTAAGCAGAAAAGATGGTATGCACTGCTTGGATGCTAGGGATGCTGTCAAACTTAAGAGATGTGATCGTGGATGGGCTACAGAAATAACTAATGGAAGCAGCTGTTTATGTTCCCAA GATGAACTTTGTTTAAGCCCTGTCCATTTTCCCGGGTTAATATGGGCTGAGATCACTTATTCAAGGCCTTACTCTCCAGAATGCTTACTACTTGGAAAAAACTCTGTTCCTGATTCTGAAACTGATTTCACAGAAGATAACTGTGGTGGgacttttgtttttgttggtGAAGTGATCTCCATGGCACACTCACTTCAGTTAACTGCTTATCAACCTCGCTGGGCATTCACTTTCAGTGCATATATTCCAAAGGTTCTGGAAAAGAGCTTAACATGCACATTTCAAGTTTCTCTTACAGTTGCTCTCCTCAACAGCTTGCCG ATCATCTTAACTCTTGGAGAAGAATATGCTTTTAGAAGAAAAACCCTCTGGCTGCAAGTGTTTGTTTTCGGTGCATCTAGGAGAGGATGTGGTACTGCGTATCCATGCCATTGA
- the LOC8268691 gene encoding actin-related protein 2/3 complex subunit 2A — protein MILLQSHSRFLLQTLLNRVKNLDKAVELDYQWVEFNDVRYHIQVSMKNPNAVLLSVSLPTPPPETVFLGGLPFGAIEAIKAAYGSVVQILDPPRDGFNLTLKLNLSKLPTDEENRQAVLVKIASVREVVLGAPLRVVLKHLASRTVAPDIDRLLALVHRPNESFFLVPQAEKVTVVFPMRFKDSIDTALATSFLQEFVEARRTAGLNNAPPCLWSPTPPLELKDVPTEGLSANAGFVSFVIFPRHVEGKKLDHTVWNLSTFHAYVSYHVKCSEGFMHTRMRRRVESLIQALDRAKPGSEEKRKSPNSRSFKRLSLKEARANSKS, from the exons ATGATTTTGTTGCAGTCTCATTCCAGATTTCTCCTTCAAACCTTGTTGAATCGGGTTAAGAA TCTTGACAAGGCAGTTGAGCTTGATTACCAATGGGTCGAATTTAATGATGTTCGCTACCACATTCAG GTGTCAATGAAGAATCCAAATGCTGTGTTGTTATCTGTGTCATTGCCTACTCCACCTCCAGAGACTGTTTTCTTGGGTGGACTTCCTTTTGGAGCTATAGAAGCTATAAAGGCTGCTTATGGTTCAGTTGTTCAAATTCTTGATCCACCAAGAGATGGCTTTAATCTCactttgaaactcaatttgtctAAACTTCCTACAGATGAAG AGAACAGGCAGGCTGTCTTGGTAAAGATTGCATCTGTCAGAGAAGTTGTGCTGGGTGCGCCTTTAAGAGTAGTTCTAAAGCATCTTGCTTCAAGGACTGTTGCTCCAGATATAGATCGGCTTCTTGCCCTTGTGCATCGGCCAAAtgaatctttttttcttgttccTCAG GCAGAAAAGGTGACTGTAGTATTCCCTATGAGATTCAAGGACTCCATAGATACTGCTCTTGCAACTTCCTTCTTGCAG GAATTTGTAGAAGCAAGGCGTACAGCTGGACTTAATAATGCTCCTCCTTGTTTGTGGTCTCCTACTCCTCCTTTAGAGTTGAAGGATGTTCCTACAGAAGGATTATCTGCAAATGCAGGATTTGTATCTTTTG TCATTTTTCCTCGCCATGTGGAAGGAAAAAAGTTGGACCATACAGTATGGAATTTATCTACATTCCATGCATACGTTAGCTATCACGTTAAG TGTTCAGAAGGTTTCATGCATACTCGCATGCGACGGCGTGTGGAATCTCTGATTCAG GCTCTGGATCGGGCAAAACCTGGTTCTGAGGAAAAAAGGAAATCACCAAATAGCAGATCTTTCAAACGGCTG AGTCTGAAAGAAGCTCGCGCTAATTCTAAATCTTGA
- the LOC8279017 gene encoding membrane-bound transcription factor site-2 protease homolog isoform X4 gives MVFNWGRFCPHFTFPCHYGTAFHIFGGGNRELSNVVHSLLFGFSPTIYAFRLSVTDAALLLLSTLISVSAHEFGHAISAASEGIQTEYIAVFIAVLFPGALAAFNHELLQILPRFAALRIYCAGIWHNAVCCAVCGLLLFLLPFILSPFYMHGESLMVLNVPSASPLSGYLSPGDIIVSLDGRRIHNEQEWMEMTALIHQQALPSSNHSENSRGSSIVHSRNGYCVPTSMIEESKKIHLADDQSACPDNLTEFVAIQCFGSSHLHDATFENGHLSRKDGMHCLDARDAVKLKRCDRGWATEITNGSSCLCSQDELCLSPVHFPGLIWAEITYSRPYSPECLLLGKNSVPDSETDFTEDNCGGTFVFVGEVISMAHSLQLTAYQPRWAFTFSAYIPKVLEKSLTCTFQVSLTVALLNSLPVYFLDGKSILEAALCHFTLLGPRKREKVLQACLLGGTIISMMGFIRIFFINVF, from the exons ATGGTTTTCAATTGGGGTCGGTTTTGCCCTCACTTCACTTTTCCTTGTCACTATG GCACTGCTTTCCATATATTTGGTGGTGGAAATAGAGAGCTAAGCAATGTTGTTCATTCCTTGTTGTTTGGGTTTTCTCCTACAATCTATGCATTTAGACTATCAGTTACTGATGCTGCTCTTTTGCTACTTTCTACTTTGATTTCTGTTTCTGCCCATGAATTTGGCCATGCCATTTCTGCTGCCAG TGAGGGCATACAGACGGAATACATTGCCGTTTTTATTGCAGTCCTTTTTCCTGGTGCTCTTGCCGCTTTCAATCATGAGTTGCTTCAGATTTTACCACGTTTTGCTGCCCTTCGTATATACTGTGCTGGAATTTGGCATAATGCTGTG TGCTGTGCAGTTTGTGGACTGCTGTTATTCCTCCTGCCCTTCATCTTGTCTCCCTTTTACATGCATGGTGAAAGCCTCATG GTTTTAAATGTACCTTCTGCCTCTCCTTTGTCTGGTTATTTGTCTCCTGGTGATATAATCGTGTCATTGGATGGTAGGCGTATTCATAATGAACAGGAATGGATGGAGATGACTGCTCTAATACATCAACAGGCGCTCCCAAGTTCAAACCATTCAGAAAATTCCAGAGGTTCTTCCATAGTTCATAGTAGAAATGGTTACTGTGTTCCTACTTCTATGATCGAAGAGAGCAAGAAAATTCATTTGGCAGATGATCAATCAGCTTGCCCTGATAATCTGACTGAATTTGTAGCCATTCAATGCTTTGGTTCTAGTCATTTACATGATGCCACCTTTGAGAATGGTCATCTAAGCAGAAAAGATGGTATGCACTGCTTGGATGCTAGGGATGCTGTCAAACTTAAGAGATGTGATCGTGGATGGGCTACAGAAATAACTAATGGAAGCAGCTGTTTATGTTCCCAA GATGAACTTTGTTTAAGCCCTGTCCATTTTCCCGGGTTAATATGGGCTGAGATCACTTATTCAAGGCCTTACTCTCCAGAATGCTTACTACTTGGAAAAAACTCTGTTCCTGATTCTGAAACTGATTTCACAGAAGATAACTGTGGTGGgacttttgtttttgttggtGAAGTGATCTCCATGGCACACTCACTTCAGTTAACTGCTTATCAACCTCGCTGGGCATTCACTTTCAGTGCATATATTCCAAAGGTTCTGGAAAAGAGCTTAACATGCACATTTCAAGTTTCTCTTACAGTTGCTCTCCTCAACAGCTTGCCG GTTTATTTTTTGGATGGCAAATCTATTTTGGAGGCAGCTTTGTGTCATTTCACTTTGCTGGGCCCAAGGAAGAGGGAAAAAGTACTGCAAGCCTGTCTTTTAGGGGGCACTATCATTTCCATGATGGGTTTTATTAGGATCTTCTTCATCAATGTTTTTTAG
- the LOC8279017 gene encoding membrane-bound transcription factor site-2 protease homolog isoform X3 translates to MEEERRFRRFGRAQRHRLLPLQTSETGIPRLSNTISCWFCDYKITAFNSQLFRIGRRHARFFKLWFSIGVGFALTSLFLVTMILVWDSGTAFHIFGGGNRELSNVVHSLLFGFSPTIYAFRLSVTDAALLLLSTLISVSAHEFGHAISAASEGIQTEYIAVFIAVLFPGALAAFNHELLQILPRFAALRIYCAGIWHNAVCCAVCGLLLFLLPFILSPFYMHGESLMVLNVPSASPLSGYLSPGDIIVSLDGRRIHNEQEWMEMTALIHQQALPSSNHSENSRGSSIVHSRNGYCVPTSMIEESKKIHLADDQSACPDNLTEFVAIQCFGSSHLHDATFENGHLSRKDGMHCLDARDAVKLKRCDRGWATEITNGSSCLCSQDELCLSPVHFPGLIWAEITYSRPYSPECLLLGKNSVPDSETDFTEDNCGGTFVFVGEVISMAHSLQLTAYQPRWAFTFSAYIPKVLEKSLTCTFQVSLTVALLNSLPIILTLGEEYAFRRKTLWLQVFVCH, encoded by the exons ATGGAGGAGGAGAGGCGTTTTAGGAGATTTGGAAGAGCCCAAAGGCACAGGCTGTTACCTCTTCAAACTTCAGAAACTGGAATCCCTCGTCTATCAAACACAATTTCATGTTGGTTTTGCGATTACAAAATCACAGCCTTTAATTCTCAGTTATTCCGTATTGGAAGGAGGCATGCTCGCTTCTTCAAGCTATGGTTTTCAATTGGGGTCGGTTTTGCCCTCACTTCACTTTTCCTTGTCACTATG ATTCTTGTTTGGGACTCAGGCACTGCTTTCCATATATTTGGTGGTGGAAATAGAGAGCTAAGCAATGTTGTTCATTCCTTGTTGTTTGGGTTTTCTCCTACAATCTATGCATTTAGACTATCAGTTACTGATGCTGCTCTTTTGCTACTTTCTACTTTGATTTCTGTTTCTGCCCATGAATTTGGCCATGCCATTTCTGCTGCCAG TGAGGGCATACAGACGGAATACATTGCCGTTTTTATTGCAGTCCTTTTTCCTGGTGCTCTTGCCGCTTTCAATCATGAGTTGCTTCAGATTTTACCACGTTTTGCTGCCCTTCGTATATACTGTGCTGGAATTTGGCATAATGCTGTG TGCTGTGCAGTTTGTGGACTGCTGTTATTCCTCCTGCCCTTCATCTTGTCTCCCTTTTACATGCATGGTGAAAGCCTCATG GTTTTAAATGTACCTTCTGCCTCTCCTTTGTCTGGTTATTTGTCTCCTGGTGATATAATCGTGTCATTGGATGGTAGGCGTATTCATAATGAACAGGAATGGATGGAGATGACTGCTCTAATACATCAACAGGCGCTCCCAAGTTCAAACCATTCAGAAAATTCCAGAGGTTCTTCCATAGTTCATAGTAGAAATGGTTACTGTGTTCCTACTTCTATGATCGAAGAGAGCAAGAAAATTCATTTGGCAGATGATCAATCAGCTTGCCCTGATAATCTGACTGAATTTGTAGCCATTCAATGCTTTGGTTCTAGTCATTTACATGATGCCACCTTTGAGAATGGTCATCTAAGCAGAAAAGATGGTATGCACTGCTTGGATGCTAGGGATGCTGTCAAACTTAAGAGATGTGATCGTGGATGGGCTACAGAAATAACTAATGGAAGCAGCTGTTTATGTTCCCAA GATGAACTTTGTTTAAGCCCTGTCCATTTTCCCGGGTTAATATGGGCTGAGATCACTTATTCAAGGCCTTACTCTCCAGAATGCTTACTACTTGGAAAAAACTCTGTTCCTGATTCTGAAACTGATTTCACAGAAGATAACTGTGGTGGgacttttgtttttgttggtGAAGTGATCTCCATGGCACACTCACTTCAGTTAACTGCTTATCAACCTCGCTGGGCATTCACTTTCAGTGCATATATTCCAAAGGTTCTGGAAAAGAGCTTAACATGCACATTTCAAGTTTCTCTTACAGTTGCTCTCCTCAACAGCTTGCCG ATCATCTTAACTCTTGGAGAAGAATATGCTTTTAGAAGAAAAACCCTCTGGCTGCAAGTGTTTGTT TGCCATTGA
- the LOC8279017 gene encoding membrane-bound transcription factor site-2 protease homolog isoform X1, which yields MEEERRFRRFGRAQRHRLLPLQTSETGIPRLSNTISCWFCDYKITAFNSQLFRIGRRHARFFKLWFSIGVGFALTSLFLVTMILVWDSGTAFHIFGGGNRELSNVVHSLLFGFSPTIYAFRLSVTDAALLLLSTLISVSAHEFGHAISAASEGIQTEYIAVFIAVLFPGALAAFNHELLQILPRFAALRIYCAGIWHNAVCCAVCGLLLFLLPFILSPFYMHGESLMVLNVPSASPLSGYLSPGDIIVSLDGRRIHNEQEWMEMTALIHQQALPSSNHSENSRGSSIVHSRNGYCVPTSMIEESKKIHLADDQSACPDNLTEFVAIQCFGSSHLHDATFENGHLSRKDGMHCLDARDAVKLKRCDRGWATEITNGSSCLCSQDELCLSPVHFPGLIWAEITYSRPYSPECLLLGKNSVPDSETDFTEDNCGGTFVFVGEVISMAHSLQLTAYQPRWAFTFSAYIPKVLEKSLTCTFQVSLTVALLNSLPVYFLDGKSILEAALCHFTLLGPRKREKVLQACLLGGTIISMMGFIRIFFINVF from the exons ATGGAGGAGGAGAGGCGTTTTAGGAGATTTGGAAGAGCCCAAAGGCACAGGCTGTTACCTCTTCAAACTTCAGAAACTGGAATCCCTCGTCTATCAAACACAATTTCATGTTGGTTTTGCGATTACAAAATCACAGCCTTTAATTCTCAGTTATTCCGTATTGGAAGGAGGCATGCTCGCTTCTTCAAGCTATGGTTTTCAATTGGGGTCGGTTTTGCCCTCACTTCACTTTTCCTTGTCACTATG ATTCTTGTTTGGGACTCAGGCACTGCTTTCCATATATTTGGTGGTGGAAATAGAGAGCTAAGCAATGTTGTTCATTCCTTGTTGTTTGGGTTTTCTCCTACAATCTATGCATTTAGACTATCAGTTACTGATGCTGCTCTTTTGCTACTTTCTACTTTGATTTCTGTTTCTGCCCATGAATTTGGCCATGCCATTTCTGCTGCCAG TGAGGGCATACAGACGGAATACATTGCCGTTTTTATTGCAGTCCTTTTTCCTGGTGCTCTTGCCGCTTTCAATCATGAGTTGCTTCAGATTTTACCACGTTTTGCTGCCCTTCGTATATACTGTGCTGGAATTTGGCATAATGCTGTG TGCTGTGCAGTTTGTGGACTGCTGTTATTCCTCCTGCCCTTCATCTTGTCTCCCTTTTACATGCATGGTGAAAGCCTCATG GTTTTAAATGTACCTTCTGCCTCTCCTTTGTCTGGTTATTTGTCTCCTGGTGATATAATCGTGTCATTGGATGGTAGGCGTATTCATAATGAACAGGAATGGATGGAGATGACTGCTCTAATACATCAACAGGCGCTCCCAAGTTCAAACCATTCAGAAAATTCCAGAGGTTCTTCCATAGTTCATAGTAGAAATGGTTACTGTGTTCCTACTTCTATGATCGAAGAGAGCAAGAAAATTCATTTGGCAGATGATCAATCAGCTTGCCCTGATAATCTGACTGAATTTGTAGCCATTCAATGCTTTGGTTCTAGTCATTTACATGATGCCACCTTTGAGAATGGTCATCTAAGCAGAAAAGATGGTATGCACTGCTTGGATGCTAGGGATGCTGTCAAACTTAAGAGATGTGATCGTGGATGGGCTACAGAAATAACTAATGGAAGCAGCTGTTTATGTTCCCAA GATGAACTTTGTTTAAGCCCTGTCCATTTTCCCGGGTTAATATGGGCTGAGATCACTTATTCAAGGCCTTACTCTCCAGAATGCTTACTACTTGGAAAAAACTCTGTTCCTGATTCTGAAACTGATTTCACAGAAGATAACTGTGGTGGgacttttgtttttgttggtGAAGTGATCTCCATGGCACACTCACTTCAGTTAACTGCTTATCAACCTCGCTGGGCATTCACTTTCAGTGCATATATTCCAAAGGTTCTGGAAAAGAGCTTAACATGCACATTTCAAGTTTCTCTTACAGTTGCTCTCCTCAACAGCTTGCCG GTTTATTTTTTGGATGGCAAATCTATTTTGGAGGCAGCTTTGTGTCATTTCACTTTGCTGGGCCCAAGGAAGAGGGAAAAAGTACTGCAAGCCTGTCTTTTAGGGGGCACTATCATTTCCATGATGGGTTTTATTAGGATCTTCTTCATCAATGTTTTTTAG
- the LOC8279009 gene encoding putative protein TPRXL, translating to MMTRYERVRTDCLPLSNGKKSNNENGRSIISNGLMNTTTTSSTTTSTSTSFESKGFTFKSSSSRSQDHHHHHHQNASSPSHSDASPNPSPSPNKDLFLQWGQKKRARVSRSEIRALADESSSSAQAKQPINKLPRRADSKFSTPSMPPPPPPPPPSQQHSANNNNSSSISKGRNFRSSLPHRILEKRSGAGNVSPSRNSGGSSRVVSRSTAGKRSPPTPEKIDKKIPNCRPAKYEKPNGSMPQADHMNHTDTTPAQSEQEASFNNITPSIPAAGGEKLIAEVIEWPRILIALSRKEKEDDFFAMKGTKLPQRPKKRAKNIDKTLQYCFPGMWLSDLTKSRYEVREKKSVKKQQKRRGLKGMESIESDSE from the exons ATGATGACAAG ATATGAAAGAGTACGCACAGATTGCCTTCCACTAAGCAATGGCAAAAAATCCAACAATGAAAATGGAAGATCGATAATCTCAAATGGATTGATGAATACCACAACAACTAGTAGTACAACTACTAGTACCAGTACTAGTTTTGAGAGCAAAGGTTTCACTTTCAAATCCTCATCGTCCAGATCCCAAGAtcatcaccaccaccaccaccaaaaTGCTTCCAGTCCTTCACACTCTGATGCTAGTCCTAATCCTAGTCCCAGTCCCAATAAAGATTTGTTCTTGCAATGGGGACAAAAGAAGAGGGCAAGGGTCTCAAGATCAGAGATTCGTGCTCTTGCTGATGAGTCATCCTCCTCTGCTCAAGCCAAGCAACCCATCAACAAGCTCCCCAGAAGAGCAGATAGTAAGTTCTCCACGCCTTCAATGCCGCCGCCGCCGCCTCCACCACCACCCTCACAACAgcatagtgctaataataacAATTCTAGTAGTATTAGTAAAGGTCGAAACTTTAGAAGTTCGCTTCCTCATAG GATTTTAGAAAAGCGATCTGGTGCTGGAAATGTGTCCCCATCAAGAAATAGTGGTGGTAGTAGCAGGGTTGTATCTAGATCTACTGCAGGAAAGAGATCTCCTCCTACACCAGAAAAAATTGACAAGAAGATACCTAACTGTAGACCAGCAAAATATGAGAAGCCAAATGGATCCATGCCACAAGCTGACCACATGAACCATACTGATACTACACCAGCGCAATCAGAACAAGAAGCtagctttaataatattactcCCTCAATACCTGCTGCTGGAGGAGAAAAGTTGATTGCTGAAGTGATTGAGTGGCCAAGAATTCTTATTGCTTTGTCaagaaaggagaaagaagatgaTTTCTTTGCAATGAAAGGCACAAAACTGCCTCAAAGACCCAAGAAAAGGGCCAAGAACATTGACAAAACACTTCAG TATTGTTTTCCAGGGATGTGGCTATCTGACTTGACAAAGAGTAGGTATGAGGTTAGAGAGAAGAAAAGTGTGAAGAAG CAGCAAAAGAGAAGGGGATTGAAGGGAATGGAAAGCATAGAGAGTGATTCAGAGTAG